DNA from Corvus hawaiiensis isolate bCorHaw1 chromosome 21, bCorHaw1.pri.cur, whole genome shotgun sequence:
TTCCCCGTGCCACGCGGAAAAGCCTGCGAGCTTATCCAGCCCAGCAGCGGGGTTTATCCTGGTTCCACCCACTGGGACTTTCCTGGCTTCCTTCTGCACCGAGAGGGGGGAGGCAAAGCCGTCGGGAGGCAGGAGCCGGCCCCGGGCAGCGCAGGGAGCGcggtgctcccgctctccctgCCGGGTTTCTATTGTAGGCGGTGCATTCctcgggagggagggagggtgtgtgtgtgtggcggTGCCTTCCCACACTCGGGGCAGCTCTTATTTAATGGGGGTCTCCATGCAGGCCAGGCACCACAAGAGGATTGGCAGTGCCCGGCTCTCTCGGAGAACGAGCCCGGCGCTGCTGCCATGGAGGGTGTGGTGGAGATCGGCCCGGAGGCTGCGGCTCCCGGCATCGGCCAAAGCGCCGGGATGCACCTCCGCAAGGATTTGAGGAGGATACGGTGCgcgctgctgctgtgcctgctcgCGGTGCTGCTGCTCATGCTGCCCACCGCTTACCTGCTGATCGGGAACCTGCGAGCGCCCAGCTCCTGTGGCAGCCAGGTAAGGCACGGACGCACCTGAGTCCTGTCCCGCGCCTCCAAACGGAGCCTTTGTGGAGCTCTTTGAATCCTCGTGACGAACTTACCGTGTTTAAGAGACTCGCTGTTACATTCCTTCTTGCTTACGCCGAGGATAAACCTGATGGTTGCTCGTTCTTTTTAACTAACTGTTCCTTACTTTCACTGAGGTCACAAGTAGAGTACATGACTCGAAAACTTttcttgctgtgctgcagggaatgcttaaaaaaatcactggttGGTGGGAATCAGTGTCTGTGCACTGATTTCTGCCAGATTTTTGGCATACTTTCCTCCCTTCTTTTGGCTTAAATCTGCGGTTTCCCCTCCCAGTGTCTGATTTCAGGAAGATCTGCTGATGCCAGTGGGTCAGTCACCCGTCCCTGGGCTGACAGCTACAGCTCTGGTGGATTATTAATTATCATTAATGCAAACTTCTGCAGAGATCTGATTTGAGACAATTAAGGGAGTCAGACCCTAAGTTTTCTATCCTGTTTTTCACTCCCCATTAAAACTTTCTCTAGACCTAGGGATCATCTCAGCTCTTCTCCTTTGCCAAACAGCTGCACTCACTTTGCTCCCAGCCCTACAAacttgtgctgtgctgcttgtAACCCCGTTCCACGATGCTCCATTCCTCCTGCAAGTGCCGATTCCCATGGGAGGCTGTGCATTCGGCAGGAATGCCCCATGCTCTAGGTCTGGAGAAATAAGCTTTGAATTTTAGCTTCAGGTCTGCAATTCCCGAGTTAATCAGCGAGGAAGGGCCTGAGAAAGGGGGCTTGGCTTTTCAGTGGCCTCGGAGGCAGGTTTGTCACCTGGCTCACGTTTAGCCCGGGGGTGTTTAGGGAGGTGCTGGCCCCTGGGTGACCCCGAGGCTGCGCTGCCCGAGTGATGCCGAGTTCAGGGTACAGCATCCTCTGTGGTACCTGGTTCTACCTCTGTGAAGCTTCTCAGGCTGTTAAATCTGGCCATTCCTTGAGTGTATGAGGGGTGATGCTGCCCTGACCCTGTCACTGCTGTCGAGCCCAGCTCTAGAAACCCAGGCTGTCCTACCTGCAGGTGCCAGAGCACAGCTTTCCTCAAGGGCTGGGCACGTTCTGAGAGGATTCAGGGACCCTCAGTTCCAGAAGTGTGGAATTACggcagagcagaggctgaaGGTGGAGGAGCTTGGAAAGCTGGGTGCTACTCGAGATTAGGGGTAAAAGACACTAAAAATAGGTGTTTTGGGGAttgtctgctgctgctctgggtttGTGTCCCATGAGAGTTCAGTCTTGAAACAATCTTGGAGTGAAAGAATAATCAAATGTTAACTTGTTTAATCCATCCAATGGTTTGTGATCCTATTGGCAGGGTTAgcagagaaaagcatttttatgaGTGGGTTTGGCTTCTTACGAGGAAAAGCGCAACGTAATCCATCGGAATTGCAACACCAGTGTGCGTTGCTGTGCTCATGCTCCCAACCAGCAGCACGTAATGTTTCCACAGTGATATAACGAGGTGATCAGAGGAGTTATACAACCTCTTCCGTGCTCCTGTTCCCTATTAGCAGCACGTAATGTTTCCACAGGGATGTAACGAGGTGATCAGAGGAGTTACAACCTCTGCGAGTCCcggggagaaagaggaaagtcATCGGGGCTGGCCAGGTTCCCGGGGTGCCGTGGGAGGGGCTGCACCTCGGCTGGGCCCTGCCTGTTCCCGATTTTTCATtcaccctgctgctctctgtgccgTCGGTGTTGTCCGGCGGGACAGCGCAGAGGGGTGGATGTGTCTGCCCGGGTGCCTTGCTGTGAGTTCCCCAGGGAGATGTGTGCCCAAGTTGCCTGCAGGTTCGGGGCGGTTCAGTCCCTGGGAATGTTTCTGGGCATGAAAGCTCACAGGAAAATGTCTTTtgcatttccttctgcattCGAAGTTTACTAAATGACTCCGTCCTCATGTGCCCCATTGACAGCTCAGAGGAGGACTTCTGGGACCAGACTTGTGTGGCAGAGCTCTTTGGGGCACTGGTTTTGGGGTGTGGGTGCCCTGGGCATACTGGGATGAGTGGGCAGCCCCGAGCTTGCCCCAAATGAGTATTGGCCTCCTGACCCTTGCAGCCCACGGGCAGAGTCCTCTGGTTGCCCCACAGAGCTCAGCCCACACACAATTGTCACCTTCTCACCCTCTGTCGACAgtcctgggaggagggagggactCAGCAGGTGAGGAGCAGATGGAGTAAATTCCTGAGCGCGTCCTTCCTGGAGcaaagaggagaagggaagccCGGGAAGGTTTGTGCAACAGGGGTGTGACCCTGGGCACGCTGCCCACGGGGTGAGGCGCTTTGCTCATCCCTGCCTCGCTGTGGGTGCACGTGGTGTCACCTGGTGCCTCTGAAGGGATGCAGAGTCACCTCTTCTACTGGAAATGTCCCTTcaagggaaaagcaggacaAGTTATGTCATTACAGCAACATGAGTGGGCCACcagttttctctctgtgtcaTGGTACGATGCATCTTGAATGAATAATTCCAGTCTGGTGGTGGTTTCTCCTGGACACCTTCCAGGCTCACTCCACTGCTCCTTTGGGAAAGAGAAATCGCTTTCTTTTGTGCTTCAGTCCAGAGCGAGGAGAGTTCTTCAAACCATGACACATGGCTTGTGTTATTAGCAAGAAATCTGTATAAAGGCCATAGTGGTGCCCTGCCAGAGGAAGGGCCATCCTTCCTCAAAGGCAAGCCAAGTTTCAGTCTGAGTTCCCAAAACCATCACTGGGATGGCACAGGacagcagctcaggctgcctCAGCATCCCACTCAGCAGAGCATCAAGTCCTGTGGCCTGGAGAAGTTGGTATTTGGGTTTCTCTTTCATGGCATTCTCGGCATGTCAGGGCCACAAGCAGCATGAAGAGGAGTTCCAGATGGGAATTCCAAAGGGTTGGACATGCCCCTGtgtgccctggctgtgccttgGCAGCCTGGCAATGGAGAAGGGACctggtgcagagcaggaggaactTGAAAATCCCAGAGGCTCCACCTGGATCCTGCCCCAAAGGATGAAGCCAGAAAGCTGGCAACAAATCCCAGGAAAGAGCTGCCCTCATGGCCTGCTCataaaggaaggagaagaaccTCAAAAGGCTTCCTGATCTTTGGGGAAGGAGAAATccctggggaggagcagcaaGCACAGCTGGATGGGCCCAGGTGTTGGGATTCTGCTTCCAAAGCCAGCACCAGTTAAATCCCTGCCTGGCCACTGCTGCTGGATGCAAATGGTCCTTGTGGGCACATGCCTTGGGTACAGGCTTCCACCAGGCAGCAAAATGTTCTTATTGAAGCCAGTTTTTAGTGGTACAGGCCACGTTCCTACCAAAAATTCCTGGCCCAGACCATGCAGCATCTCTGGAGTTAGAAAAATTTGGGTTTCTGTACTGGCCATGACCTGCAGAGACCCTCCCTGTGAAATGGTGCTGACAATGGAGtggatggaggagctggggatATTTTGTTTATCAATCCCTCTgcctgcagtgccagctgctcttcccatgcCCATTGGATATCAGCCCTTCTTTTTGAGTGTAGCACTGTCTGGATAGAAATGCACTGGGGCTTTTGGACGTTTTTGGTACCAGAACCATCCAGAAATGTCCGGCACACAGCAATCCCCAGGGCAATTAGAGCTGCCTGTCCAAATACCTGTGAGTCAGCTCAGGGTGGGATTTTCAGCATCACCCAGTGGTTGGGCTCTCCACAGTAGCCaaagggaaaactgaagctGTGAACTTTTCAGAATCACAGCTGagcaagaaagggaaaaaagagaaaagcactaATTGTGTAAATGTTCTCTCTGCTGTCTCGCGCTGCTCAGTTCTCCCTCCCCATCCGTGCACAACATCTGTGCCTGTTCAGGACAAGCATTACTGACACTTGGTCATTATGCAGCATTGTCTGCCACTAAAACATTTTCTAGAGGAGATTTATATTTATACTCTTATCAAATAGCAcaattagggggaaaaaaagaacagcaacaCCTTTGCCAAGCAACAGAATGATTTCACACCTTGCTCTATCCCCCTGCTGTATCTGCTGCAGCACTCTGTCCTTCAGCACCTCTGCTGCATCACTCTGTCCTTCAGCATCTTGTTTCCATCTGGCTTTCTTAGGAAATAAGTACatttaggtttaaaaaaaacaccttttttttttatcttttacaaAGAAGCAGAATTCTTCTTGCtctctttcccattttcctgccaCCTCTTGTTTGGATTGCAATGTCCAAGTTTAAACAAGGAACTTCAGCAGAAATTGGGCTTCAAGTATATAAACAGTTCTGCAGAAGTTACATCCTTAAATGTAGGTTTGGGACTAATTTTTTAGCTGGCTGTAGAATCGTTAGAGAATGGGATCATTTGGGAAATAAGATAATTAATCACTTGGTAAATATGTAGGGAATGTCACACAAGCAGTGTGTAAATTTACTCCTAGGTGAATACTCGGGGTTGAAAGCAAGGGGAGTGTGAGGGAAATCCTTAATTCTGACCTCGTGCTTCCCACCGGGGCAGGGACAAAGTCTGACTGTGTCACTTCACCGGGGCAGTCGTGGTTAGTCACTGCAGAAAGCAGGACTGTGAAAGTCCTTACACATAATGAAAGGATCGGAAATCTCCTGGACAGCACAGCACCAATTTTCCCTCAGCCCCACTCTGGAATTTCACACCAATctcttccaggaggctgctggggctgggcattCGTGTACAGGTGGGcaaggggggagggggaaggagaattTTCCCTAcagttttccttctccattttttcccaaCGCACTGGAGCAGCTATTTTAGAAATGGCTGTGTTCTGCAGGAGCCCACGGATGTTTACTTCCAGTAGAACATTAAACTATCTTTGGGTTTACTGGAGCAGCCAGCAGTCCCCAAATCCAGGCAGGCAGACTCTCCTTCCGCAAACATTCTCCTTCCCCAGACAATATAAATGAtctattttctccttctcctgcgGTGTTTGAAGCTGTGTGAGGCACAGCCGGCAGGAGACAGCTTCAGCATCTACATATTAATATTGTTTCAGCCTTTTATTGGACAAAGTGCCTCAAATCCTTCTCTAGGAGATGACCAGGGGCAGTTTATTCAGTTTATTCAGTATATTTTTGGTGACTCAGGAGGCACAGCCCCGGCAGGGCAGGCGTGTGACAGGCACAGTCCCTCTGAACCACTCGccctcagggcagcagcacttggCAGGGCCCAGGGCCATGTCCTGCCCGAGGGGAATGGCAGCGTTCAGCTCCAGAATGGAATTCCAGGGGAGAGGAAGGATGAGCCTTCCCCAGTGcaagctcagagcagcagcgctcagccactgccagctgctctctcagACCTGCTCAGCTCCTGTCCCCCCAGGAAGTCACCCAAAATTCCAGACAGACCTAAGGAACAGGCTTAGTCTGGAATGAGACAGGTGCAGGACAAAAAGCAGGTGGAGCTGATCCACCTCAGTCTCTGCTCTCTGATGGCATGCAGAGTCACCTCTTCCACTGGAAATGTCCCTTcaagggaaaagcaggacaAGTTATGTCATTACAGCAGCACGTGTGGGCCACcagttttctctctgtgtcaTGGTACGATGCATCTTGAAGGAATAATTCCAGTCTGGTGGTGGTTTctcctggacacttccaggctcCGAGCTGGTGGTGTGGGTGAACCTTTGCTCCTGTAAAGGCTCAGACCTGCCCTGCCTTGAGGAGAATCACTCCCTTTGCTCTGCTTGCTCTGCATGGATCGGGGGGCAGGAGAGGCTCCAGGCAGCAGAGgggctctggcagtgctggatggtGTCACCACCCCACGCATGGCTGATTCCCACTGGCCATTCTGCCACTGCCCTCCCGGTTATGCCAAGGGCTTGTCCAGCTGCAGAGTTTAACACAACCTCCCCCAGGGTCCTGGAATCCTTTCGGAGATGAAGGCAGTTCCAAACCAACAGCAGAAATGTCTTGCAgttgtcaggaaaattaatccacaaacaccagaggtttatgtccaaaatcgagacagaggagtcctgttactttattcgaataaagggagaggccatggggcattCCCATGGGGTCTCTCAAGTTGTTGGAGGACACAGCCACCTATTTATCCTAATTtcccagcagcatttccctctctctttccccattggctgaggtattgagaggtacagacttcccaaatcgccTAATACAGACCCCCTTCTAATGTGTACCtgcccttcttttcttcttccttgtgtCTCTGTTCTTTTCTCTAAATCCAGGGATTTAGCACCGCCTTGAGTGAGTAACAGTCTGTGCCAATCAGTGGAATTCctatggaatttatggttcCTCCCATTGCTTCTTTCACCTCTCAGTATCTGGCTTTATCTCCCAGCAGGCCCacagtttgtttgtaaagacaaatccCTCTCATTCCTTTCACAGTGAAGCAAAGACTTGTCAGGACTCACCTTTTTGCCAAAAAGCTCCAGCTGAGCTCACTGATGTCCCTGCCGCGTGTTCCATGTTCTGGGATAACTCACACAACCCCCTCTGCGGGGTACTGGGCACCCTGAGCTGACTGCCTGTAACTCTCCCCTGCAGGTCACAGAGGAGAGAGGCtctcactttctgaagcaaCGAGCAGTAGCTGCCGGTGAGTTTGCCACCCTTTCCCCCACGCTGGCCCCTGTGGGTGCTGCAGTCCCAGCACACACCTCCCCACCTCCCCTCTGCCCTcaccaccccatccctgccGAGACAAACCTGCCAGGGCGAACAGAGGCAAACCCGGCTCAGAAGATGCAGGGAGATAAGAGAGTGAAAAGGGAGCATTTCTAACCGCAGAGCTGTGAAAGCTGTGCAAGCACCGGCttcccccacagccctgcagggtcaCTGGGGCTCCCTGAACAAGCgaaagcagggatttgggagccCCTGCTCCTCACACTTCCCCTCTGTTCACCCTCCAGCAGTTTAGGACGCAGCCACAATGCACCCTgttggtgctgcagcagctctgactgatgccttttcctggtcttaaaatcaagagtcagacacggttagaaggggaaaagggattttaccttggtatttattttaaggatccttaggtgcacacgcccaggtcatatgcatcaaaatgcaccccgccgagtaTATcccaaaagatcgggtataacacCATAGGTTCCACCAATTAGCACATccatcaaagattccccaatgagaggcccGAGCaagccccctccccaaggagcgcCCCCCGGATGGCTCCATCCTAGCTCACAGAATGCGCTCCGGAGGGGACCCTGGGGTCCAGGGCACACCGATCCCCAG
Protein-coding regions in this window:
- the TNFSF15 gene encoding tumor necrosis factor ligand superfamily member 15, giving the protein MFPVPRGKACELIQPSSGVYPGSTHWDFPGFLLHREGGGKAVGRQEPAPGSAGSAVLPLSLPGFYCRRCIPREGGRVCVCGGAFPHSGQLLFNGGLHAGQAPQEDWQCPALSENEPGAAAMEGVVEIGPEAAAPGIGQSAGMHLRKDLRRIRCALLLCLLAVLLLMLPTAYLLIGNLRAPSSCGSQVTEERGSHFLKQRAVAAVTDTLSSAEKPRAHLTVKKQDLASTVGSHLPILQWEDKRGLAFTKNNLSYSSNALVIPVSGDYYVYAQVTFRGPIESSTKPNSVTEIITKVTDSYPEPTQLLTGTKTLSENSNGWFQPIYLGAVVSLEVGDKLMVNVSDIKLVDYTKEHKTFFGAFLL